The Kocuria sp. TGY1127_2 genome includes a window with the following:
- a CDS encoding glutathione S-transferase C-terminal domain-containing protein: MEQNQDSHSTRGSYVTQGEEFTRDTNYIEDRILDGTDLPAGTEDRDRGVWPVEAERYRLIAARACPWANRTIIARRLLGLEDALSIGMPGPTHDARSWTFTLDPDGKDPVLGIERLQQAFFARYPDYPRGITVPAIVDVPSGKVVTNDFPQITEDFSKQWTAFHREGAPDLWPEELEEEMREVMQRVFTEVNNGVYRCGFAGSQEAYEKAYRRLWTAMDWLEERLSSRRYLMGDHITEADVRLFTTLARFDVVYFSHFKANRQMLSTLPNLWGYARDLFQTPGFGDTVDFEQIKEHYYGVQRDINPTGIVPVGPDTSGWLTDHGRERLGGSPFDTENGATPPGPVRADEKVAAGHNPLYPVSA, from the coding sequence ATGGAACAGAACCAAGATAGCCATTCCACTCGTGGGTCCTATGTCACCCAAGGAGAAGAATTCACCCGGGACACCAACTACATCGAGGACCGGATTCTTGATGGAACGGACCTGCCCGCTGGAACCGAAGACCGCGATCGTGGGGTTTGGCCGGTTGAAGCAGAACGTTATCGCCTGATTGCGGCACGCGCGTGTCCGTGGGCCAACCGAACGATCATCGCCCGCAGGCTTCTCGGTCTGGAAGACGCCTTATCGATCGGCATGCCCGGACCGACACATGACGCCCGTTCCTGGACATTTACATTGGACCCGGACGGTAAGGATCCGGTGCTGGGAATCGAAAGGCTCCAACAGGCGTTCTTCGCGCGCTACCCGGATTACCCCCGGGGCATCACGGTCCCCGCTATCGTGGACGTCCCGTCGGGAAAAGTGGTCACCAACGACTTCCCGCAGATCACCGAGGATTTTTCGAAGCAGTGGACCGCGTTCCACCGCGAAGGTGCCCCGGATCTGTGGCCCGAAGAACTCGAGGAGGAGATGCGTGAAGTCATGCAACGCGTCTTCACCGAAGTGAATAACGGCGTGTACCGTTGCGGCTTCGCGGGCTCGCAAGAAGCGTACGAGAAAGCCTATCGGAGGCTCTGGACCGCGATGGATTGGCTCGAAGAGCGCCTGTCCTCCCGGCGTTACCTCATGGGCGATCACATCACCGAGGCTGACGTCAGGTTGTTCACCACCCTGGCGCGATTCGACGTCGTCTATTTTTCGCATTTCAAGGCGAACCGGCAAATGCTCTCAACCTTGCCGAACCTGTGGGGGTACGCACGCGATCTCTTCCAAACGCCCGGCTTCGGCGACACGGTCGACTTCGAGCAGATCAAGGAGCATTACTACGGGGTGCAACGAGACATCAATCCGACGGGCATTGTGCCCGTAGGCCCTGATACCTCCGGTTGGCTGACCGATCACGGACGGGAACGTCTCGGCGGAAGCCCGTTCGACACCGAGAACGGAGCGACGCCGCCCGGGCCGGTTCGTGCAGACGAGAAGGTTGCGGCGGGTCACAACCCGCTCTATCCCGTCAGCGCCTAA
- a CDS encoding methyltransferase gives MTSQPEFSRVPETPYSYDGTAVESLAEALAAVDFSYEGILSLLGDGAFEAMVREQVVPAKHRIRQILSGRASAKPGRRRLAGVVDFFMLGGAASAEALEATLGEGAYDVLDRLNLLIPESAPAHQGSSMFRAAFDLRPHSADDGTDLWVVSDLGAHQTDGVLPRDYVLGVGQASLTLAQFTERRPVDKALDLGTGCGIQVFHLLGHCRHVTATDISSRALGITRFNLVLNAPALGIDPDNLEERVSLRLGSLLEPVQGDRFDLVVSNPPFVITPRRESEGENDRFTYRDGGLPGDDIVSTLVRRIPQVLNRDGRAQMLGNWEILEDAHEETGKQSWDLRPREWLPDDCEAWFIQREETSPEQYAETWLRDASQNRDPQAFEEAYLDYMRDFSTRGVVSIGFGMIWLRRPTGTPSVLRFEKIEHPIQQPIAPFVTRAIEAQDTLAPLSDNELRASHLSVADDVTEERHQRPGSEHPGVIVLRQGAGLRRTELLSTEAAGFVSACDGELTAGQIIDALAALLDWEAPDASVALLSHVRRMIEGGFLDFHEAG, from the coding sequence GTGACTTCACAACCGGAATTCTCTCGCGTGCCCGAAACCCCTTACAGCTATGACGGCACGGCCGTGGAAAGCCTCGCTGAGGCGTTGGCCGCGGTCGATTTCTCTTATGAGGGGATCCTTTCCCTGTTGGGGGACGGAGCGTTCGAAGCAATGGTCAGGGAACAGGTGGTTCCGGCCAAGCACCGGATCCGGCAGATTTTGAGCGGACGAGCCTCCGCGAAACCAGGCCGGCGGAGACTTGCAGGTGTCGTCGATTTCTTCATGCTGGGAGGAGCTGCGAGCGCTGAGGCTCTCGAGGCGACCCTGGGCGAGGGTGCCTATGACGTACTCGATCGTCTCAATCTACTGATCCCGGAGTCCGCACCGGCACATCAAGGCTCCTCCATGTTCCGCGCGGCCTTCGACCTGCGACCGCATTCGGCCGACGACGGAACCGACCTCTGGGTCGTCTCCGATCTGGGCGCGCACCAGACCGATGGGGTGTTGCCTCGTGATTACGTTCTGGGCGTGGGACAGGCTTCCCTCACGTTGGCTCAGTTCACAGAGCGCCGGCCCGTGGACAAGGCCTTGGACCTCGGCACAGGGTGCGGAATTCAGGTGTTCCATTTGCTGGGGCACTGCCGTCACGTGACCGCGACCGATATCTCCTCACGGGCTCTAGGGATCACACGCTTCAACCTCGTCCTCAACGCACCGGCTTTGGGCATTGACCCGGACAACCTGGAGGAGCGAGTGAGCCTGCGCCTCGGAAGTCTGCTCGAGCCCGTCCAAGGGGATCGCTTCGACCTCGTCGTGTCGAACCCGCCGTTCGTCATCACGCCTCGGCGCGAGAGCGAAGGAGAGAATGATCGTTTTACCTACCGCGACGGCGGATTGCCGGGGGATGACATCGTCTCGACCCTAGTGCGCCGGATTCCGCAGGTTCTGAACCGCGACGGACGAGCGCAGATGCTGGGCAACTGGGAAATTCTGGAAGACGCTCACGAGGAAACTGGGAAACAGTCCTGGGACCTGCGCCCGAGGGAGTGGCTGCCTGATGACTGTGAGGCCTGGTTCATCCAGCGCGAAGAGACCTCGCCGGAGCAGTACGCGGAGACTTGGTTGCGTGACGCCAGTCAGAATCGCGACCCGCAGGCATTCGAAGAAGCTTATCTGGACTATATGCGGGACTTCTCGACAAGGGGAGTCGTCTCCATCGGGTTCGGGATGATCTGGCTTCGACGGCCGACCGGAACGCCCTCGGTTCTACGATTCGAGAAAATAGAGCATCCTATCCAACAACCGATCGCGCCCTTCGTGACCAGAGCCATCGAGGCCCAAGATACTCTCGCCCCACTGAGCGACAACGAACTTCGTGCGAGTCACCTGTCGGTTGCCGACGACGTGACCGAGGAGCGGCATCAAAGGCCCGGTTCCGAGCATCCGGGAGTAATTGTGCTCAGGCAGGGAGCCGGGTTGCGTCGGACCGAGCTTCTCTCGACCGAAGCCGCAGGTTTCGTCTCGGCATGTGATGGTGAGTTGACGGCCGGTCAGATCATCGACGCGCTCGCGGCGTTGCTCGACTGGGAAGCACCGGACGCCTCAGTTGCCCTCTTGTCCCATGTCAGACGAATGATCGAGGGTGGGTTCCTCGACTTCCACGAGGCAGGGTGA
- the topA gene encoding type I DNA topoisomerase: protein MPTQAKGKTTGKSLLIVESPSKVKTIGGYLGDAYIVESSMGHIRDLPQPSELPAELKKTPVGKFAVDIDHGFAPYYVVNPDKKKKVTELKRLLKECDALYLATDADREGEAIAWHLLEVLKPKVPVHRVTFPEITREAVERGFENVRDIDDSLVDAQETRRVLDRIYGYELSPVLWRKVSQGLSAGRVQSVATRLVVERERERMKFRSAQYWDLAGLFETKSSERFKAKLSSLDGMRVATGKDFSDSGDLKSAARAKVAHLDEEAARGLVSALEGSEFSVSSVETKPYTRRPAAPFTTSTLQQEAARKLRFSSRSTMQVAQRLYENGHITYMRTDSVALSDQAINAARNQATELYGSEYVPSKPRLYASKSKNAQEAHEAIRPAGDSFRTPSAVKSKLSPDEFRLYELIWKRTVASQMADAKGQTASIKLEAQTSDSRTAEFSASGTVITFRGFMAAYEEGKDAARDADDAKDGDDKRLPKLVEGDVLTGRDIEANGHETSPPPRYTEASLVKAMDELGIGRPSTYAAVISTIMDRGYVNNRSGSLVPSWTAFSVVRLLEEHFSRYVDYEFTAEMEDDLDRIARGEEQRVDWLTGFYFGNDAESGLKPIVENLGEIDARAVNSIEITDGVTLRVGRYGPYLETGGSVDEETGEVTDPIRANVPADLAPDELTAQKAAELIEQGKADGRELGTDPENGRTILAKDGRFGPYVTEVVPELTEEELANQPVEYYKNGKPKPPKKPKKEKPRTASLLKSMSLQTVTLEDALKLLSLPRVVGKDEEGTEITAQNGRYGPYLKKGTDSRSLSTEEQIFSITLDEALAIYAQPKQRGRAAAKPPLAELGKDPSNDKPIVIKDGRFGPYVTDGETNVTVPRSETIESMTHTRAVELLAEKRAKGPAKKSTAKKSTAKKSTSKKTPAAKKTTASKKTSAAKKSTPSRSGSKTVKSEEN, encoded by the coding sequence GTGCCAACACAGGCCAAGGGCAAGACGACCGGTAAGAGTCTCCTCATTGTGGAGTCTCCTTCCAAGGTCAAAACCATCGGAGGTTACCTAGGGGACGCGTATATCGTCGAGTCCTCAATGGGACACATCCGGGATTTGCCCCAGCCTTCCGAGCTGCCCGCCGAGCTGAAGAAGACTCCGGTCGGCAAATTCGCCGTGGACATCGATCACGGCTTCGCGCCGTATTACGTCGTCAACCCTGACAAGAAGAAAAAGGTTACCGAGCTCAAACGGTTGCTCAAAGAGTGCGACGCTCTGTACCTCGCAACCGATGCGGACCGCGAAGGCGAGGCCATCGCCTGGCATCTTCTCGAAGTGCTCAAGCCCAAGGTTCCCGTGCATAGGGTGACTTTCCCTGAGATTACTCGGGAAGCAGTCGAACGCGGATTCGAGAACGTACGAGACATCGACGATTCTCTCGTGGATGCGCAGGAAACGCGGCGTGTGCTCGACCGCATCTATGGTTATGAACTCTCGCCAGTGTTGTGGCGCAAAGTTTCTCAGGGACTGTCCGCCGGACGTGTTCAGTCTGTCGCGACCAGGCTCGTCGTCGAGCGGGAGAGGGAACGGATGAAGTTCCGTTCGGCGCAGTACTGGGATTTGGCCGGCCTTTTCGAGACCAAGTCGTCCGAGAGATTCAAGGCGAAGCTCTCATCCCTCGACGGGATGAGGGTCGCAACGGGTAAGGATTTCTCTGATTCCGGCGATTTGAAGTCGGCCGCCCGCGCCAAGGTCGCCCACCTCGATGAAGAAGCGGCACGCGGGCTGGTTTCCGCGTTGGAAGGCTCGGAATTCTCGGTTTCGTCGGTCGAGACTAAACCGTATACCCGCCGCCCGGCCGCGCCGTTCACGACGTCGACCCTCCAGCAGGAAGCGGCCCGCAAGCTTCGTTTCTCCTCGCGGTCCACGATGCAGGTTGCCCAACGCCTGTACGAGAACGGGCACATTACATATATGCGTACCGACTCGGTGGCATTGTCCGATCAGGCGATCAACGCGGCGCGTAATCAGGCCACTGAACTCTACGGCTCAGAATACGTACCGTCGAAGCCACGCTTGTATGCCTCGAAGTCGAAGAACGCCCAAGAGGCGCACGAGGCCATTCGACCGGCAGGGGACTCTTTCCGCACTCCGTCGGCGGTCAAGTCCAAGCTTTCACCCGATGAGTTCAGGCTCTACGAGCTGATCTGGAAGCGGACCGTCGCATCGCAGATGGCTGACGCCAAGGGGCAGACGGCTTCCATCAAACTCGAAGCGCAGACCAGCGACTCGCGCACGGCGGAATTCTCCGCCTCGGGTACGGTCATCACCTTCCGTGGCTTCATGGCCGCATACGAGGAAGGCAAGGACGCCGCCCGAGACGCAGACGATGCGAAGGACGGCGACGACAAACGCCTGCCCAAATTGGTCGAGGGCGATGTGCTGACCGGCCGCGATATCGAGGCCAACGGACACGAGACCTCACCTCCGCCCCGATACACCGAAGCGTCTCTGGTCAAGGCCATGGATGAGCTGGGAATCGGTCGGCCCTCGACCTATGCCGCTGTGATCTCGACGATCATGGACCGCGGTTACGTGAACAACCGCTCGGGTTCCTTGGTGCCATCGTGGACGGCGTTTTCCGTGGTGCGACTCCTCGAAGAACATTTCTCGCGTTATGTGGACTACGAATTCACGGCCGAGATGGAAGACGATCTGGACAGAATCGCCCGGGGCGAGGAACAAAGGGTCGATTGGCTCACGGGTTTCTATTTCGGCAACGACGCCGAAAGCGGTCTCAAGCCGATCGTGGAAAATCTCGGAGAGATCGACGCCCGTGCGGTGAACTCGATCGAGATCACCGACGGCGTGACCTTGAGAGTCGGCCGTTACGGTCCGTACCTGGAGACCGGCGGCTCGGTTGATGAAGAGACTGGCGAAGTCACGGATCCGATCCGCGCCAACGTCCCGGCCGATCTTGCCCCGGATGAACTGACCGCTCAGAAGGCTGCCGAGCTCATCGAACAGGGCAAAGCCGACGGACGTGAGCTGGGAACAGACCCCGAGAACGGACGGACGATTTTGGCGAAGGACGGTCGGTTCGGCCCTTACGTCACCGAGGTCGTTCCTGAACTTACCGAGGAAGAGCTGGCCAACCAACCGGTCGAGTATTACAAGAACGGCAAGCCGAAGCCGCCGAAGAAACCCAAGAAGGAGAAACCCCGGACAGCTTCACTTCTGAAGTCCATGTCTCTTCAGACGGTCACACTCGAGGACGCGCTCAAATTGCTCTCCCTGCCGCGTGTCGTGGGCAAGGACGAGGAAGGCACGGAAATTACCGCCCAGAACGGCCGGTATGGTCCTTATCTCAAGAAGGGCACGGACTCGCGTTCGCTGAGTACAGAGGAGCAGATCTTCTCGATCACTCTCGACGAAGCGCTCGCGATATACGCACAGCCCAAGCAGCGTGGGCGCGCAGCCGCCAAGCCGCCTTTGGCCGAGCTGGGCAAGGATCCGAGCAACGACAAACCGATCGTGATCAAGGACGGGCGGTTCGGGCCGTATGTAACGGACGGGGAGACCAACGTCACGGTTCCCCGCTCGGAGACCATCGAGTCCATGACGCATACGCGAGCCGTAGAACTACTTGCGGAGAAGCGAGCCAAGGGGCCGGCGAAAAAATCCACCGCGAAGAAGTCGACCGCCAAGAAGTCGACGTCGAAAAAGACTCCGGCTGCCAAGAAAACGACGGCATCCAAGAAGACTTCCGCTGCGAAGAAGTCGACGCCCTCCCGTTCAGGATCCAAGACAGTGAAATCAGAGGAGAACTGA
- a CDS encoding Ppx/GppA family phosphatase, producing the protein MRLSVLDVGSNTVHLLLLDVRPGSRPEPYASHKMPLQLVQYLDQNGDISDAGRDALTKFVTEARDFAADHDAEDLLAFATSAIREAGNGGEVLDHVKSSTGVNLTEISGDQEAAITYFAVRRWQGWGAGRILDLDIGGGSFEMALGIDALPDVAVSTPLGAGRLTRQFIHHDLAKPKEIKALRKHVKETLRPAVETVKKAGSPNMVVGTSKTFRSLARICGAAPYAAGPYVKREFHLEDLRLWTRRMEAMTPHERSDLPGVSSKRAAQILAGGIVAETALDMYGINTMRSVPWALREGLILRRMDRLNSQDSAAMVDPKSLTPNKKE; encoded by the coding sequence GTGAGGCTCTCGGTTCTCGACGTGGGGTCGAATACGGTTCATCTGCTCCTGCTCGATGTGCGCCCGGGCTCACGTCCAGAACCGTACGCCTCCCACAAAATGCCGCTTCAGCTGGTGCAGTACTTGGATCAGAACGGTGATATCTCCGACGCAGGACGGGACGCGCTGACCAAGTTTGTCACCGAAGCGCGTGATTTCGCTGCTGACCACGACGCCGAGGATCTCTTGGCATTTGCCACATCGGCTATCCGAGAAGCCGGCAATGGAGGAGAAGTCCTGGACCATGTGAAGTCCTCGACTGGAGTCAACCTCACGGAGATTTCCGGTGACCAGGAAGCCGCGATCACTTACTTCGCGGTGCGTCGTTGGCAGGGATGGGGCGCCGGCAGGATCCTGGATTTGGATATCGGTGGAGGGTCCTTCGAGATGGCCCTCGGTATCGATGCCTTGCCGGATGTCGCGGTATCTACCCCGCTTGGTGCTGGTCGCTTGACTCGACAATTCATTCACCATGATTTGGCAAAGCCCAAAGAGATCAAAGCGTTGCGCAAACACGTCAAGGAGACGCTCAGGCCGGCCGTGGAGACGGTGAAGAAAGCGGGGTCTCCGAATATGGTCGTGGGCACGTCCAAGACCTTCAGATCACTGGCCCGTATCTGCGGCGCCGCCCCCTATGCGGCCGGTCCGTACGTCAAACGCGAATTCCATCTCGAAGACCTTCGTCTGTGGACCAGGAGGATGGAAGCCATGACACCCCACGAACGATCCGATCTGCCTGGAGTCTCGTCCAAGCGCGCAGCCCAAATCCTGGCGGGCGGAATCGTCGCGGAGACGGCGTTGGACATGTACGGGATCAACACCATGCGTTCGGTTCCCTGGGCACTGCGAGAGGGCCTGATCCTGCGACGAATGGATCGGCTCAATTCCCAAGATTCGGCGGCTATGGTTGACCCGAAGTCA